The Maribacter aquivivus genome has a segment encoding these proteins:
- a CDS encoding peptide chain release factor 3, translating to MTFKQEIERRRTFGIISHPDAGKTTLTEKLLLFGGAIQEAGAVKNNKIKKTATSDFMEIERQRGISVATSVLAFNYKGKKINILDTPGHKDFAEDTFRTLTAVDSVIVVIDVAKGVEEQTVKLVEVCRMRKIPILVFINKMDREGQDAFDLLDELEQKLGLSVTPLSFPIGMGYDFKGIYNIFEKNINLFSGDSKKNIEETIAFDDVTNPELDKIIGSKAATELRENLELVWGVYPSFDKELYLKGEQQPVFFGSALNNFGVRELLDCFIQIAPTPRSKNAEERLVAANEKEMTGFVFKIHANMDPKHRDRLAFIKIVSGTFERNKPYLHVRNGKNLKFSSPNAFFAEKKEIVDISYPGDIVGLHDTGNFKIGDTLTEGESLHYKGIPSFSPEHFRYINNADPMKSKQLNKGIDQLMDEGVAQLFTLELNGRKVIGTVGALQFEVIQYRLEHEYGAKCSYENFNVHKACWVGTENRKTDEFKEFERVKQKFLAKDKKGQLVFLADSQFSLQMTQQKYPSVKFHFTSEFE from the coding sequence ATGACCTTTAAGCAAGAAATAGAACGTAGAAGAACCTTCGGAATAATTTCTCACCCAGATGCAGGTAAAACTACATTAACTGAAAAATTATTACTTTTCGGTGGTGCGATACAAGAAGCAGGTGCTGTGAAGAATAATAAGATTAAAAAAACAGCAACTAGTGATTTCATGGAAATAGAAAGACAAAGAGGTATTTCAGTTGCCACTTCTGTTCTTGCATTTAACTACAAGGGTAAAAAAATTAATATACTAGACACGCCTGGTCATAAAGATTTCGCTGAAGATACTTTTAGAACCTTAACTGCGGTAGATAGTGTCATTGTTGTAATCGACGTTGCAAAAGGTGTCGAAGAACAAACAGTTAAATTGGTTGAAGTTTGTAGAATGCGTAAAATACCGATATTGGTATTCATAAACAAAATGGACAGGGAAGGTCAAGACGCTTTTGACCTACTTGACGAATTAGAGCAGAAACTAGGTCTTTCTGTAACTCCTTTAAGTTTTCCTATAGGTATGGGGTATGACTTTAAAGGTATCTACAATATTTTCGAAAAGAATATTAACTTATTTAGTGGAGATAGTAAAAAGAACATTGAAGAGACCATAGCATTTGATGATGTTACCAATCCTGAGTTAGATAAAATTATAGGAAGTAAAGCAGCAACTGAATTAAGAGAAAACCTAGAATTGGTTTGGGGTGTTTACCCTAGCTTTGATAAAGAGCTCTATTTAAAAGGAGAACAGCAACCCGTATTTTTTGGTTCTGCATTAAATAACTTCGGAGTAAGGGAGCTTTTAGACTGCTTTATTCAAATTGCCCCTACTCCGCGCTCAAAGAATGCTGAAGAACGCCTTGTAGCAGCTAACGAAAAAGAAATGACTGGGTTTGTCTTTAAAATTCATGCCAACATGGACCCCAAGCACAGAGACCGTCTTGCATTTATAAAAATTGTCTCTGGTACATTTGAACGTAACAAACCATATTTACATGTAAGAAATGGTAAAAACTTAAAGTTTTCTAGTCCGAATGCATTTTTCGCCGAAAAGAAAGAAATAGTAGACATCTCATACCCTGGAGATATTGTGGGATTACATGATACTGGTAATTTTAAAATAGGAGATACATTAACTGAAGGAGAAAGTCTGCACTATAAGGGTATTCCTAGTTTTTCTCCAGAACACTTCAGGTATATCAACAATGCTGACCCTATGAAGTCTAAACAACTTAATAAAGGTATTGATCAGTTGATGGATGAAGGTGTTGCCCAGTTATTTACCTTAGAACTAAATGGAAGAAAAGTAATAGGAACTGTAGGAGCTTTACAGTTTGAAGTGATACAATATAGGCTTGAACATGAATACGGAGCAAAATGTAGCTACGAAAACTTTAATGTGCATAAAGCCTGTTGGGTAGGTACTGAAAATAGAAAAACAGATGAATTCAAAGAATTTGAACGAGTAAAGCAAAAATTCTTAGCTAAGGATAAAAAAGGACAACTGGTTTTTCTAGCTGACTCTCAATTTTCTTTGCAAATGACACAGCAGAAATATCCATCAGTGAAATTTCATTTCACTTCTGAATTTGAATAA